The genomic region TCTTTGGCTTTCTTTCAGTACAGGTAGATCTTTTGCTGTTCGGTCGTAATAGCTCTTTTGTCTTTCctttgcttgttttattgCCTTATATTCTTCTGTAACCTTAGGCTTCAGCAGGGCTCTTGCTGTCGGTAGCAAAGTCTTTGTTCTTCTATTCATTAATCGTTGAGCTGGACTTGTAGACATACCTTGCGTTGGTGTGTTGCGATAGTCTAGTACTGCTAACCAAAGGTCAGTTTGTGCTTTTCTTGCCTTCTTCATTAGTTGTTTGCAAGTCTTGACAGCGTTTTCCACCTTTCCATTCGATTTGGGATATCCTGGACTGCTTGTTCTATGAGAAAAGTCCCAAGTTCTAGTGAATTTCTGAAACATAGCTGATGAAAATTGTGGACCATTGTCCGTTACTAGTAAATCGGGTATCCCATGTCTAGCAAAATGTCTCTTCAATTGATAGATTACCTCCTCTGATGTTGTTGATTCCAATCGATCAACCTCAAAGAAGTTACTATAGTAATCCACAGTGACAAGGTATTCTCGATCTTGAAAGGTAAAGAGATCTGCTCCCACCTTGGCCCATGGTCGGGTTGGCACATCTTGGTTTTGGAGTGTTTCCTTTTGTTGAGATCTTTCAAATGAATGGCATATCGAACATTTCTCCACATACTCCCTTACTGCACTGTTCATACCCGGCCAATAGACGCATTCTCGTGCCCTTCGAATGCAGTCATTTATTCCGATATGAGAGCTGTGTATCCTTTCCAACACTCTCCTTTGATAGGATTGCGGTATTACAATTCTCTGTCCACGAAAAATCACTCCATCTTGCACAACTAAGTCCTCTCGGACATTGTAGTATTGTCGTACTCTATGACTTGTTATTTCATGTTTTGCTTCTGGCCATCCTTGCACGATAATGTCAATCAATTGTTGCATGTCAGGATCCTGTGCTGTTGCCTGTTTAATTTCCTGCAACCGTTGCTCTGTTACTGGTATTGGTGTGTGCTGCACCATGTCAATAGATTCCAATTCCTTTTCTAGCTCCGTCTGTATATGTATTGTTTCTGAAATGTCGCCATTGCTTGCTGATGTTCCATCCATGTATGCTCTTGACAATGTGTCTGCTAGGTACATCTGCTTGCCTCGCTTATAGACAACATTGATCTCGTATTTCTGTAGACGCAATAGCATTCTTTGTAGCCTTTTCGGTGTAGACTGGAGAGGCTTGCGATATATCGTCTCCAGTGGCTTTTGGCCTGTTTCCACATTTACTTTCCTTCCATATGTGTAGCAATGGAATTTCTCGATTCCGAAAACAATAGAAAGTAACTCCTTTTCAATCTGTGCATAGTTCTTTTCAGTTTCTGTGAGGGCTCTGCTTGAGTATGCAATGGGTTGTCCATTTTGCATTAGTGCCGCACCCAGGCCTGTCTGTGATGCGTCGCACTGCACAGTAATTTCTTCTGCTGGATCAAAATACTTGAGGACTGGAGTTGTCGTGACTGTTGTTTTAATCTTTTCAAATACTGCATCATGAATGCTTGTCCAGCAAAACTCCACTTCCTGGCGAGTGAGCTGTCTGATAGGCTCACATAAATCTGACAAATTGCCCAAAAATTTTGACAGATAGTTTATCATACCCATGAGTCTTCGAACTCCTGCTCTGTCCTGTGGCTTCTGCATATTCTGTATTGCTGTCACTTTTGTAGGGTCTGGCTTAAGTCCATTATTGGTCAAAATGTGTCCCATGTATGCAACTTGAGGCATTGCTATTTTGCATTTGTCTTGGTTCAGCTTTAATCCTTTTTCTTTGCATCTGTTCAGCAATTGGATAATCTTGGAATCATGATCCATCCTTGCGTCTTGATCGGTAGCTCCCATTCCGACTACTAATATGTCATCTGCGATAGTAAAAACTTCTGGCAGGTTTTGTATAGCAGCGTCTAGTCTTCTTTGGAATATCTCAGGAGCTGCAGAAATGCCGAAGGGCATTCGTTTCCATCGGTACCGCCCAAAGGGTGTAGCAAACGTTGTCAATAGACTTGATTCTTTGTCCAATTCGATGTGCCAGAATCCATTGCGAACATCCAAGACACTAAAAACTTTTGCTTCAGTCAGCTCTGGTAATAAGTCTTCCAATGTTGGTAGGAGGTAGTGACTTCTCTTGAGTGCGTTGTTGAGGGGTTTCGGATCGATGCAAATCCTCAACTTCCCATTTTGTTTgcgcaccaccaccacactaGGTATCCAGTCGGTTGGCTTGTCTTCTCTTTGAATGACATCCAGTTTCTCTAATCTGTCCAATTCTTTTTTCAGTTCAGCCTTTACAGCTAGTGGTATTCTTCTTACCGGAAGTCTCACTGGTTGTACAGTCGAATCAATGTCTAGCGTCAGCTTTCCTTCTAAGCGTCCCATTTCACCTTGAAACACTTCTGGATATTTATCTATAATATCCTGTTTTGACAATCCAAttgtcttgtgtgttgctGTCTGTGGTCTCTTTTCCTGCTTGATAGTCACCAATTGAATGTTCTCTCTTTGTAGCTTTAGCAGTTGCATCTGCTGCACCGTAGTTGCCCCTAGTATTGCTGTGGGCGCCTTGTCAACTACTACAAATTGAGTGATATACCGTTTACCATTCTTTGGGTTTCTCACTGTCATTTGACACTTCCCAAGAAGTTTAATCTTGGTGCCATCATACAATGATAAGATTTGATTTGTCTCTTTCAGATTGACAGCTGTTCCGAGGTCAGATTTCCTCAATACATTGCATGTCGCGCCTGTATCTAGCTGAAATTTTGTTCTGCGTCCATCCACTTCCATAGTCGCGTATATTCTATTTGGATGCTGGTTAGTGAGAGTATTCACCGTCTGCTCGTTTCCCGTAAGCGTCAATGTCAAAGCATACTCATGAAAGGCGTCGCTGCTGTAGGTCTCGTTCTCACTATCATAATCGCATTCATGCTTCATAGTGTGCAACCTTGACATCTTCCTTGcactgtttgtcttgtc from Corticium candelabrum chromosome 10, ooCorCand1.1, whole genome shotgun sequence harbors:
- the LOC134186146 gene encoding uncharacterized protein K02A2.6-like, yielding MVQHTPIPVTEQRLQEIKQATAQDPDMQQLIDIIVQGWPEAKHEITSHRVRQYYNVREDLVVQDGVIFRGQRIVIPQSYQRRVLERIHSSHIGINDCIRRARECVYWPGMNSAVREYVEKCSICHSFERSQQKETLQNQDVPTRPWAKVGADLFTFQDREYLVTVDYYSNFFEVDRLESTTSEEVIYQLKRHFARHGIPDLLVTDNGPQFSSAMFQKFTRTWDFSHRTSSPGYPKSNGKVENAVKTCKQLMKKARKAQTDLWLAVLDYRNTPTQGMSTSPAQRLMNRRTKTLLPTARALLKPKVTEEYKAIKQAKERQKSYYDRTAKDLPVLKESQRVRIQPFTKSKTCQEATVTKQLSDRSYEVQTPDGTTYRRNRVHLKATKETEVKPIAPERNSKDKTTNTTDKRKPRTAPTKTAAAEDKQKTQQTKSGRTIKRPSYLKDYTT